The genomic region TGTACCTGCAGGGTGAGAACCACCAGGAGATCACAGCGCGATCTGAATGGCAAGAGCCTTGCCCCTTGCCCCAGGTGCCCTCCCCTGGGACACAGCCGTTGCTCACTCCCTGTTAAGATTTCGGCCTGCATCCTTACCTCATTCTGCTGAAAGGccctccctggtcccagaagtCTCCCTAACTTGGGGATAGCTGGGCATCCCTGGCCTTCCTAATATCCCCTATTGGGTCCTGTGAGCCCCCTCGTCCCAcgcaccccatcccaccccccccAGCCATGCCCCACGCCTTGCCTGGTGGGTGCGGGGGTCCCCCTCAGCAGGTGGGCTGTGGCTGGGGGGCATCTCCCGGGACAGGGGGGGCGGCCCCCCCCAGATGGGTCTGCATGTGGCCGGCCAGCTGGGCAGGGGTCTTGCAGTGCACGCTGCACAGCTTGCACAGGATGCGGTCAGCCCGCGGGGCCTGGAGCCCATGGTCCTTCACCGCGTGGATGCGCAGGTATGCTGCCGTGGTGAAGCCTATTAGGGGGGTggatggggatggggggtgggggtcagccaggtggagaccccagagacgggGTTGTTCTCCTAGGCTGGGGACGCCCTCCTCAGATGGCCCTGTCCTCCTCCCACCACATCCTTGGTAGCCTGGGGCCAACTACTctgctggggctgggggcggggaacAGCCCCCCGAGTATGGGAACTGGGTGAATGGTGTTGGCTTCTGGGCCTTGGTGTCCCCAGAGTCCATTCTCTGTGGCTGGGGGATCTCTCCCGGGGTGACAGGACACTGATTCCTAGCCACTTGAAGAGTTGACCCTCAGCAGAGAcggctgtgtcccctccctccagtGCCCCATACAGTCTCAGCCCAGTTACTCAGTGGAGTGAATTTGTTTAAAAGCAGCTCCCTCTGCTACTGAGACAGGGCGAGTACTTTGTAAATCTCTGCCAACGTACTCCACTTGCCCCAGGAGCTGAAGACAAGAACTTGTGGCTGCACAGCTGAAACCTTGCCTGCCAACCCGTGGGAACTGGCTCTCTTGACCACTCCTTCCTCAAAGCAGTCgtgccccctcccatctccccacacacacccaggagTTGACTCTTTCTGGTAGATCATCTCCTCCAGCAATGACATCTTAGAACTTAGTGATGTTCAGTCGTCCCAACGTTCCTTCATGTGCTTTCTAAAGGGCTCTAGATGCCACGAGCTCTTGGCTACAGCACCTTTAACCCACATCTGTGGAAGGGCCTCTGGTTTTGTCCCCACCCTCTGTCCCTGGCCCTCCCGGCATCTCTCAGCATGTACCTTTGTTGCAGAGCTCACAGACATGGTGAGGGCCCTGGCTGTGCACCTTCATGTGGTCCGAAATATAAGCCGAGCTCAACATCTTGCCACACACATGACATGGCACCTTCTCCTCGTGTCGTACTGTGTGGGCCCGCAGACGATCCTTCGTAGCAAAAGCTGCCTCACAtttctggggaggggggaggggcgtGGGGGGTGTCAGGAGAGTTAAAGCTTCGGGGAGTGGGGCGAGGGGGGCAAGAGGTTAAAGGAATCAGAGCCTTGGGGGTCTTTGATCTGTAGGAAATGGGAGTGAGATGATGAGGCCTTGAAGAAGGGATGAGAAAATggagtgaaaaagcaaaaaagaagagagaaaaaggggcTCTGAGAGGCTGAACTCAGACAACTACAATGAGGATCAAAATCATGAAAATCAGGACAGGAGGAGGCGGGCTTCCTACCTCACATTTGAAGGGCCGTTCTGTTGAGTGCACTTGTCTGACGTGACTGTTGAGGTGATCCGGCCTGGGGACACGTTGGGTTTGGGGTTAGGGCCCTGGGGTGTGGATGGGTACCCGAGTCTGCCTAACTCGGCCCATCAAGCATTTGCAAGGGTCCCTGCATTTTCTCCCAAGCCCAGGGATTCAGAGTCCAGGTCAGGCAGGAAATCCCTCCTCTCGCTCTAGGCGGCCTCGGCCTCCTCCCACTCGAAGCACTCCTACAACCGAAGGACCCACCTCCTTTTGCTAAGGACCACCCCCTGCTCCCTGGTAaccgggagaggcttgcctccctcctccctgggagTGGCTCCCCGGCCCCATCCTCAGAAagctccctccctccccgccaGCCGAGGCCAGGCCACCTCCACCGCCGGCCTTCCCGCCCTCCCCACCCGCCCAGGGGGCGGCCGAGGCCGTGCACACCGGGAGAAGCTCTTGCCACAGTGGGAGCAGTTGTAGGGCTTGTGCACAGCGCCGTCATGTGAGCGCACGTGGTAGCTCATGCGGTCCTTGCGCTTGAAGCGCTGCTGGCACACCGGGCACTGGTAGGGCTTCTCGTCCGAGTGCGACAGCTTGTGTCGGTTCAGGTGGTACACATCGCGGAAGGCCTTGCCGCACATCTCGCAGGCGTGGTTCTTCCGGATGCGCTTTCCCGAGGCGGTCGTGGTCACCACGCCACCGGCGGCCACTGCGGCCGCTCCGCCGCCGGCGCccgcctctccccctcccccgccggcTCCGCTCAGTTGGGGCACGCTCAAGAGGCTTAGGGGCACCATGGTGGGCATCTTCATAGCACCCGAGGGGACCCGGCCGGCTTTGGCTCCGGTGTGGATGGCCTCGTGCCTTCGGAGGTTGTAGCCGTTCTTGAACTCCTTGGCGCACAGGGCGCAGATGTAGGGCCCCTTGCTCTTTGTCTTCTTCTCCAAGGCAGATGCGACCGGGGCCACGGCGACCGTCGAGGTTGGGGCAACGACGGCGGTGGCCGCGGCTGCGGCGATGGTGGCGGCAGAGACAGGGGGCGCGGCCTCGGCGGCGGGCGCCGACACCGGCGGGGGCGGCGGAGGAGGCGCCGGGGGCTGCTTCAGAGCCGCTGTGTCCACAGTGGAGGCGGCGGCTGGGGCCGGGGGCGCAGCAGCaacggcggcggcggcagcggcagcggcggcggcagccGCGGCCGCGGCGGACTCCTGGGCGGCGGCGAGGACCGGGAGCAAGTCCACCTGGAGGGGCTCGGCCGCCGGGGCCTGGGGCGTGGGTGGGGGCGCCGGCGCGGCCTGCGAAGACAAGGCGCCGTGTGGGCCGCGGCCGCGGGTCGGCGCCCTCCCGGCCCGGCCCGCCACGGCCGGCCCCTACTCACCTGGAATGGACTCTGGGCGCAGCCCTGGGAGGCAAAGAAGCGGGACTGGAGCTCAGCCCCGACCTGCAGGGGGTTCTGGGCGTGACCCTGAGGTGGCGGGAAGGAGTTCATGAGGCCGCCCACCCCCCGGGAGTCCAGGCCCAGCACGGGGAAGGGGGGGGCCAGCAGCGTGCAAGGGAACACGGGGAACATGGCCTCGGCCACGGCGGGGCCCCCGGGGCTCAGCGGGGGCCGGGGGCGCGGGCCGCACGGGGCCCGGGCTCGGGGCGCCGCCCCCGGCCGGCCGGGCTGGGCCGCGCCGAACGCATGGCCCGCGGGCCGCCCCGCCGCCCGCGCACCCCGGCCggcgggagggagggaaggagggcgcCTGGCGGGCCGCGGAGCGCGGCGGCGACGGCGGCGGCGACGCCCCCTGGGTGGGGGCGGGAGGCCCcgcggggccgggggccgggggcgggggcccgggcggcggcggcggcggcggcggttgGAGCctggcggggcggggtggggggagcgaGGGAGCAGCCTCGGCCCCCGCCGCGCGCGCGCCCAGCCGGCGCCtcggggagggcgggggagggcgcgagggagggagggggacagCTGCGCGCGCACCGGGCGCGCGGAGGGGGGTGGGACGGGAGGGAGGGCGGGCGGGAGGGGGTGTGGGaagggggggtggggcgggggagggggttgtTACCTGGAAGATGAAGCTGCTCCAGTTGCCGGGATCCAtggcggagggagggagggaggtggctcGCGCTCACCctggggcgggaggaggaggaggcggccgTGGGGGAGGGGGAACCCGGGGAGGAGGCGCGCGGGGCGGGCGGGagggggggaaggaggaggagggtggggggagcggaGCACACTGCGCGCGGGGAGGGAGGGCGGGCGGGGGGCGCGAGGACACACAAGAGGCTGGAGCGGGCGCGAGCGCGAGCGCGCGCTAGGCCCGCGGGAGGGGGGAGGTACAAGAGGGACTCTGGCGGgaggagggacaggggagccaccCAGCAGCCGGAGTCGCCCCAAGCGCGAGACCCCTGAGACGGCCGCTGATTGGCTGACGATGGCGCAGGTGGTGGGCGCGCGGGAGACGGGGCGGCTTCTCTCTCCCCCCCCTCAAAGATTCCACCCCCCGCTTCCCTCCGCCAGCGGCCGTTATTCCGCGCGCACGCGCACAAACTCGCTGCCGCTGTCGAGCGGGAGAATAGGGGAGCGCGCGCCGGGTTACGGATGGGGCGGGGCTAAGCTCTAAGCGCGCGCCCGGTTAACGGTCGTCGTCCGAGGACTTTCGCGGGAGCTTTTTGATTCTTCTCGGCCACCGTCCCGTCCCCCTCCCACTCCAGCGGTTTATTTACAATCCTGCGCTGCTTCGTGTTTTCCCAAAGATGGCGCCCAAAGTAATTTACCGGCTGAGCTTGTGGCCCATCCCAAGGGCAATTAtaccccggccccgcccccgtaGTCCCAAGAATCAGGCTGAAGCAATGGAGTGAAAACTGTATTTACAAGACAAGCAGTTACacaaggacttaaaaaaaaaaaacaacgggGGGATGCAAAGGAGGGGAGCCGGCAGTCAGGAGGGGCCACAGCCTTGGCCCGCGGCAAGACCCAGGATGTTCGCCTGCAACACAGAAAGGAAGGGGAGAGCAGGTTTAGAGCCGGCAGGGCACAAGCCAGGGGAACAAGGGGGCCCGAGCCGCGAGCTCACCTTCAGGAACGACTCCATCTGTTTCCCTGATATACCCTCCACGCGTTCCAGGTCCTCAACCTGGCAGGACAACAGCGATGGGGAAGGGTCTAGGCCAGGTTTCCCCCACCCAACTCCATTCCAGGACTGTCCTCCCTGGGCCATTACCTGGCTGAAGGGGCCATGGAGCTCCCTCCAGCCCACGATGAGCTGAGCCTTCTTTTGGCCAATGCGCTGCAGGCTGCGAAGATCACGGGCTGAGCCTTCGTTCAGCAGATCTAATATTTTTTGGCGACCATGGGCCAGTAGCTCTGGGCTGATCTGCAGCTCCCAGCCGTCCTCAGCCTTCTCTGGCTGTGATGCATCCAGGGACTCCAGCTATGAGGCAGGAGGTGAGTGACAGAAACAGCAGAGTTTGCTGTTCGGCCCGTGGCAGTGAACCGCTCTGGACTCCTCTGCCAAGGATAGGAGTCTTAACAGCAGCTACCCGCCCGCCCTCCCCGGCCTCTATTTCCCTCCTGTCCAGTGTCTGTCCCGACACCCCTCCCTCTTGTCACTCTGGCGTGATTCCCAATTTATCTGATCTGTGAAAGAGTAGAATAGAGTTGTgatgatcaaatgagataatgaatgtaAAACACACAGTAAGCTCTTAAATCTGGTCCCTCATTTCTGAAAAGGAAAGAGTAAGTTCTTTCATCTTCAGGAAGCCACATAAGACAAAGTACTCAACAAATGACTCTCAACTGATGTCATCTCAGTTTAAAAACTGAGGTGAGTCTTTCAGTGTTATTTCTTGACTGTTTAGTTGTCTGCCTAAGTGGGCTCTGTAGTTTGTAGAGGGCAGGACCCAGGCTACACACTGTGCCAAGTAGCTGTAGAGTGCAAgccatgggaagaaaaaaaaataacaggtgATGGACAGCCATCCTGCTAGGTACATTCATATTACCACATTTCATCCTAAATGCGCTGTAAGGCATTCTGAGGGTGAGCAACATGGAGGGGTTGTAAATAGCTGATAAGTGTTTGGAGAGGCCACGTAACTCTGTGGCCAGTCCTCTTCCCACTAGAGGTCTCTGCCTCTCCTGGGCTCTAGGTGTAGCCTAAGCCTGCAGCTGCTCTCACCTTTCTCTTCCGGCCTTTCTTCTTCAGGATATGGATCTTCGCATTTGGGGATGCTGCCTGCTCCTGAACTGAAAGTAAGAATCATGAGCTGGAGTCAGAGCAGAGGCCACTTTTCAGCTCCCCGGTAGCCATTTGGTCTTCCATTACTGATTCCTCAGTTCCCCTCCACCCCAAATTAACCTTCTGTTTCCATTGGATCTTTCTCATACTTGTACATGAAGGTAATCTCAGTTGGTCTTTCATGATAATcagtcatgcactggtcagtctACCCCACTGTACTCAATGAGAGCAGTACACCCAGCTCTTATTTCATATCCACTTTCCCCCTTTCCATCATGGTGGGAGGACATGAGTGACATAAGGACAGCTGCTCCAAATACCACCTTCCTTCCAAGGTCTCGGTTATCTGGGCCCTTCTGGCCCCTACAGCCAAACTTACTCAGTTGTAGAGGCATTACCACTGCCTTTTTGAGGGGCTTAGCCACTGTGACTGTACGGCGAGCAAGGGGTCGGAGCATTGTGGTAGAGTAGTTCTCTTTCTCCTTGGGATCAGCAGCCTCCTGGGCCAGCACTTTGGCTTCTAGTTCTTTTTGCTTCATCTTAAGCCTCTGTTAGAAAGGATCAGGGAGAGAGATGATCCAGAACCAACTTTAAGGCAGTGGGTTAGCAAAGTGAGTGTGCAGGGCTCCAAGG from Bos javanicus breed banteng chromosome 25, ARS-OSU_banteng_1.0, whole genome shotgun sequence harbors:
- the MAZ gene encoding myc-associated zinc finger protein isoform X4, whose translation is MDPGNWSSFIFQGHAQNPLQVGAELQSRFFASQGCAQSPFQAAPAPPPTPQAPAAEPLQVDLLPVLAAAQESAAAAAAAAAAAAAAAVAAAPPAPAAASTVDTAALKQPPAPPPPPPPVSAPAAEAAPPVSAATIAAAAATAVVAPTSTVAVAPVASALEKKTKSKGPYICALCAKEFKNGYNLRRHEAIHTGAKAGRVPSGAMKMPTMVPLSLLSVPQLSGAGGGGGEAGAGGGAAAVAAGGVVTTTASGKRIRKNHACEMCGKAFRDVYHLNRHKLSHSDEKPYQCPVCQQRFKRKDRMSYHVRSHDGAVHKPYNCSHCGKSFSRPDHLNSHVRQVHSTERPFKCEKCEAAFATKDRLRAHTVRHEEKVPCHVCGKMLSSAYISDHMKVHSQGPHHVCELCNKGTGEVCPMAGEVCPMAAAAAAAAAAAAAAAVAAPPTGVGSLSGAEGVPVSSQPLPSQPW
- the MAZ gene encoding myc-associated zinc finger protein isoform X3 is translated as MDPGNWSSFIFQGHAQNPLQVGAELQSRFFASQGCAQSPFQAAPAPPPTPQAPAAEPLQVDLLPVLAAAQESAAAAAAAAAAAAAAAVAAAPPAPAAASTVDTAALKQPPAPPPPPPPVSAPAAEAAPPVSAATIAAAAATAVVAPTSTVAVAPVASALEKKTKSKGPYICALCAKEFKNGYNLRRHEAIHTGAKAGRVPSGAMKMPTMVPLSLLSVPQLSGAGGGGGEAGAGGGAAAVAAGGVVTTTASGKRIRKNHACEMCGKAFRDVYHLNRHKLSHSDEKPYQCPVCQQRFKRKDRMSYHVRSHDGAVHKPYNCSHCGKSFSRPDHLNSHVRQVHSTERPFKCEKCEAAFATKDRLRAHTVRHEEKVPCHVCGKMLSSAYISDHMKVHSQGPHHVCELCNKGFTTAAYLRIHAVKDHGLQAPRADRILCKLCSVHCKTPAQLAGHMQTHLGGAAPPVPGDAPQPQPTC
- the MAZ gene encoding myc-associated zinc finger protein isoform X1, which translates into the protein MFPVFPCTLLAPPFPVLGLDSRGVGGLMNSFPPPQGHAQNPLQVGAELQSRFFASQGCAQSPFQAAPAPPPTPQAPAAEPLQVDLLPVLAAAQESAAAAAAAAAAAAAAAVAAAPPAPAAASTVDTAALKQPPAPPPPPPPVSAPAAEAAPPVSAATIAAAAATAVVAPTSTVAVAPVASALEKKTKSKGPYICALCAKEFKNGYNLRRHEAIHTGAKAGRVPSGAMKMPTMVPLSLLSVPQLSGAGGGGGEAGAGGGAAAVAAGGVVTTTASGKRIRKNHACEMCGKAFRDVYHLNRHKLSHSDEKPYQCPVCQQRFKRKDRMSYHVRSHDGAVHKPYNCSHCGKSFSRPDHLNSHVRQVHSTERPFKCEKCEAAFATKDRLRAHTVRHEEKVPCHVCGKMLSSAYISDHMKVHSQGPHHVCELCNKGFTTAAYLRIHAVKDHGLQAPRADRILCKLCSVHCKTPAQLAGHMQTHLGGAAPPVPGDAPQPQPTC
- the MAZ gene encoding myc-associated zinc finger protein isoform X2; the protein is MFPVFPCTLLAPPFPVLGLDSRGVGGLMNSFPPPQGHAQNPLQVGAELQSRFFASQGCAQSPFQAAPAPPPTPQAPAAEPLQVDLLPVLAAAQESAAAAAAAAAAAAAAAVAAAPPAPAAASTVDTAALKQPPAPPPPPPPVSAPAAEAAPPVSAATIAAAAATAVVAPTSTVAVAPVASALEKKTKSKGPYICALCAKEFKNGYNLRRHEAIHTGAKAGRVPSGAMKMPTMVPLSLLSVPQLSGAGGGGGEAGAGGGAAAVAAGGVVTTTASGKRIRKNHACEMCGKAFRDVYHLNRHKLSHSDEKPYQCPVCQQRFKRKDRMSYHVRSHDGAVHKPYNCSHCGKSFSRPDHLNSHVRQVHSTERPFKCEKCEAAFATKDRLRAHTVRHEEKVPCHVCGKMLSSAYISDHMKVHSQGPHHVCELCNKGTGEVCPMAGEVCPMAAAAAAAAAAAAAAAVAAPPTGVGSLSGAEGVPVSSQPLPSQPW
- the MAZ gene encoding myc-associated zinc finger protein isoform X5, with amino-acid sequence MFPVFPCTLLAPPFPVLGLDSRGVGGLMNSFPPPQGHAQNPLQVGAELQSRFFASQGCAQSPFQAAPAPPPTPQAPAAEPLQVDLLPVLAAAQESAAAAAAAAAAAAAAAVAAAPPAPAAASTVDTAALKQPPAPPPPPPPVSAPAAEAAPPVSAATIAAAAATAVVAPTSTVAVAPVASALEKKTKSKGPYICALCAKEFKNGYNLRRHEAIHTGAKAGRVPSGAMKMPTMVPLSLLSVPQLSGAGGGGGEAGAGGGAAAVAAGGVVTTTASGKRIRKNHACEMCGKAFRDVYHLNRHKLSHSDEKPYQCPVCQQRFKRKDRMSYHVRSHDGAVHKPYNCSHCGKSFSRPDHLNSHVRQVHSTERPFKCEASSSHSHFLQIKDPQGSDSFNLLPPSPHSPKL